DNA sequence from the Butyricimonas faecalis genome:
AATCTTTGCCATAGCGCCACTTTCAGCGATGTGAGTGGCTTTTAGCAACTTAATTAATTCAATATATTCGGTGTCTATTTCAAACGTGATCATAGTATCTGCATTTTGGATACAAAGGTAACCAATTTTTGTTGCATACCGTAAAGTAGAAACAACTTAAGGTGTTGAATGTTATTTTTGCGCCTTAAAATTTAGAAAATAATGATGAGATTGTTTTAATGATTTGATCGTTAAGTAATAATGTAAAAAAGATTCTATGAAGAGATTAGTCATTGTAGTATTGGCTTCTATTTTAAGCATGACGGTTTTTGCCGAAGGATACCAAGTCAATTTGTTAAGCACGAAACAGACCGGGATGGGACACGTGGGAACCGGGATGAAATTGGGTGCGGAGAGTATGCATTTTAATCCGGCAGGATTGGCGTTTTTGCGTACTAATATGGATTATTCACTGGGTATATCTGCTATCATGGCCAAGGCTAAATATAGTTACGATGGCTATTCAGCCAAGACGGATAACCCGGTAGGAACGCCGTTATATGCTTATGCTGGTTTTAAAATTTACGAAAATCTGGCTGCCGGTATTAGTTTGACCACTCCTTACGGAAACTCTTTGAAGTGGCCGAAGAACTGGGCCGGGGCAGGATTGATTCAAGATATTAGCTTGAAATCATACGTGATTCAACCTACACTTTCTTACAAGATCACGGATCGTTTGAGTATTGGAGTCGGGTTGCAGTTGGCCTGGGGAAACGTGAATCTTTCCAGAGCTTTGATGAGCGCCGGTGATTTGCAAAGAATAGGAGCGGAGTTTGAGAGTTTCTTGCCCTTGTTGGCAAGTGTGCCCTCGAATGTAATTTCGGATGCGGATAAACAGGCAATGCAAGAGATGGTTGCATCAATGAAAAATGCAGAGGTTCCGCCTGCTTACGCTCGTCTGGAAGGAAATGCGCACATGAGAGTCGGTTTTAACGTGGGAATCATGTATGACGTGTGCGATCAGGTGACTG
Encoded proteins:
- a CDS encoding OmpP1/FadL family transporter: MKRLVIVVLASILSMTVFAEGYQVNLLSTKQTGMGHVGTGMKLGAESMHFNPAGLAFLRTNMDYSLGISAIMAKAKYSYDGYSAKTDNPVGTPLYAYAGFKIYENLAAGISLTTPYGNSLKWPKNWAGAGLIQDISLKSYVIQPTLSYKITDRLSIGVGLQLAWGNVNLSRALMSAGDLQRIGAEFESFLPLLASVPSNVISDADKQAMQEMVASMKNAEVPPAYARLEGNAHMRVGFNVGIMYDVCDQVTVGLSYRSKIKMRVKEGEASLNYANRRIEDLFTNMEDLLAKYGPMLNQLLGVTVPNISIPKYDEGSFRAELPLPSNTTLGVSYRPTDRWELALDLQYVGWNAYDSLNVHFNEAELGIAPIKAEKNYKNSMTYRIGASYKTTDRLVLRAGVYYDQSPIRKKLYNPETPGMNKLGLSAGLTFEPYKGLQFDVAFLYIQGFSQHGKYPYKNVVTGEDEMFEGKYKSTAFSPSIGISYRF